The following nucleotide sequence is from Saimiri boliviensis isolate mSaiBol1 chromosome 6, mSaiBol1.pri, whole genome shotgun sequence.
AAAATGAGTGTGAACCCAGCACTGAGAATGCAATGCAGAACAAAGGTGGTTTAAACTCCTCCCTCATGGAGTACACAGTCCCCTGGGGGAAGAGAATCCTGAATGGATAGTGCTTAATGCCAttgcaaatttatatttctttgcaaACATATTTAATTAGTATGTCTTCCTTCCACAAGGATCAAGTCTGGTTTTTGTAGCATTCTAATCTTGCCCATCATGTAACAGAGTGTCTGGCTCACAGGagtcactaaagaaaaaaatgaagaactatTTATTAATACATGAAGAATAAAATACTCCAAGTCAGATAGCTGATGTGAATGAGACAGTTGTGACAGAGTTTGAGTAAGTTTTGTTGTCCTGACTCTAAAGCTTGTGTACTCACACACTGTAACGTATCATTCTACTTACCCAATGCAGACGCTGCATACTGAGATCCTGTGAAACCGACCTCACACGTAGTAGGAGGAATAGTGGTACAGGTGAAGAGAAAGATGCACATGTCCTTGCAACTTCACCTTGTAAGAAAGTGCATTCCAGCAGGAACACATAAACACATCTTAGTATTTATCCTCTaaagctctttttatttatttcttctttttttaaaattatactttaagttttggggtgcatatgcagagcatgcaggtttgttacataggtatacacgtgccatggtggtttgctgcatccatcacactgtcatctacattaggtatttctcctaatgctatccctccccagtcccctgaCTTCCTGCTACCCTTCCCCTATGCCCCAACCCCCTGGCAGGccatggtgtgtgatgttcctctctctgtgtccatgtgttctcattgttcaatacccacttacgagtgagaacatctgatgtttggttttctgttcttgtgtcagtttgctgagaatgatggtttccagctttatccagtACTCATCTCCCAGAGGTGTGAAGGACATCACTTCCACCAAAAAGGCCCAGGAGATGCCCTATGGTGAGAAATTAGGAAACTTTTCTTGACTAAGAGAGAGTACTTAATTTTGTCAGTCAGCTGTATTGCATCTCTCATGCCTCCAGTTCATCTACCCAATGTAGCTGAAAACTTTCTCACAAACGTTTacaattatttatatgtattctttCCTCTGAAGGACCAGAAGCTCCCTAGAGGAAAACATCTCCAAATTACCTCTTAAAAAACCCACTGCTTTATCTCCtgttcaaaataatttatcattaaatcttcaaaataattattgagcatctactgttcCACCAACAGCACTAGGCACTGAGTATATGCTGGCACCCTCAGGGCTTACCATCTAGTTGAATGACAAACTATTGTATATATGCAAGAAGCAAACACAGTCCCTTGAATAATCTGGAAAGGAGAATTAATGAGACAGGCTTTTCTGAGAAATTAGGTTTATACTTGACAAATGAGAGGAGCAGGTAGAAATGAGACACAGGCATGGGAGAATGAGAACATTCCAGGCAACATAAACGGTATCTGGGAAAGCCCTGAGGCCAGATAAGAGGTTAAACTGATTAGTCGTCCTGGCTCCAGTTTTGTTCATATGTCCAATGCACTTCTAATCTGCAATTTACACTACTAACTCATAGTAAAATGTAATGATTTTTATGTACTAGATACAAACCAAACCACTCAGCATAGTACGTACAGTCCTATACAATTTGGTCACCTACTCCTTCATCCACACCACTCCCTTTTCTTGCTCTATGCCACAGGCATGCCTATGAAGACATAAGTGATGGAGACATAAAGAAGTACAGGAATGCACACCTTTTCacaaacatcttttctttttcaaaatatggcGTCTTCTTTTCATGTTGCTCTTTTGCTCTAGATTTCTCTCTTATTTAATTCTTAGTTTGCCTAGAAATACTCTAAATTTTTCAAGgtgaagtaaaaattattatctCCTTTGTGGCAGCTTGCCACACCTTCCCAGACATGTTGTGCCAATGACCAATTTGTAGTCTCTAGCAATCCTTTGAGAATAACTTTATTATGTAACTTACTAGTTTATAGTCTGGTTGTGTTTTCACTTGCCTTTCTCCTGGCACAAGACTGTGAGCTTTCGGCGACAAGGAAACACATTTCACTTATTTCTCAGCCTTTCATCCTTATCACTACTTTCTTACAAAGTAAATGCTGAACGTAAATTTGTAACACAAATAAACCTATGAGCTTCCCACTGTCTTAGCACAGATTATGGATTTTCAGTGCTCGCTGGTTCTAACAGGTTTCTGTAAGGCTCTAGCAGTCTCTTTTATGTTACCCTAGCCTTAAGATATGTTGTAATTTCATCATCCTTGGCATCTCTTCCTCAGCATCCTGAGCATGGCCTCCCTGATGGGCTTAGACTTCACACTGTAAATGATGGGGTTGAGCACAGGAGGTATCACCAGGTACGCATAGGCAACAAGAGCATGTACAGTGTGGGGCAGGTGCCTCCCAAAACGGTGCATCATGGACATGGTGATACCTGGAACGAAGAAGACAAAGACAGCCAGGATGTGGGAAACACAGGTGTTGAGGGCCCGGATGCGCTCCCTGGGAGAGGCCAGATCCATGACTGTGTGCAGGATGAAGGTATAGGACAGGATGATGAGCAGGGAGTCTATGCCCCCTGTAGATACAACCACGTAGAGCCCATAGCATATATTGATCGTGATGTCAGCGTAGGCCCACCTCATCACATCAGGGTGGAAACAGAATGAGTGGGACAGGATGTTACCGCCAGGGCAGAAATTTAGACACTTAATCAAAAATGGCACAGGGAAGAGGCACAAGGTAGCTCGAACCACAATGGCCAGCCCAATCCCGATGATGACATTATTTGTGAGGACAACTGCATAGTGCAGGGGATTGGATATGGCCACAAAGCGGTCAAAGGACATGGCCAGGAGCACTGAGGACTCCGCCACAGAGAAGGAGTGCAGGAAGAACATCTGGACCAGGCAGGCATTGAAACCAATGAGCCGATAGTCAAACCAGAGCACAGCCAGGGTGGTGGGTAGTGTGGACAAGGTGAGGCCCACATCAGTGAGCGCCAGCATGCACAGGAAGTAGTACATGGGCTGGTGCAGGCTGGGGGTCCTCTTCACAGCTAGGAGGATCAGGCAGTTCCCAGTGAGGGCCACAGTGTACATGGAGGGGAAGGGGATGGCGAGCCAGGTGTGAATGGCCTCCAGCCCTGGGATGCCAATCATGAGAAAAGCAGGTGGCTGGAAGAAGGAGATGTTGACATAGGACTGTGGAGGGAGCATCCTAGGGAGGCAGCTGAGAGCTCCAGAGAGATGTAATCTCTTCAATTTGGGCAGATAGAAGGACATTGATAGGACTGTCAGTAGGAAGGCATTTATTTGTGCTATGTGGGCTTTTTCattaattgtttttcattttccttagcCCTTGCTCTGTATTATTAACTCTTCCAGGAATGTGCAGACATTAACTAATATGCCCtcaaatgaaattcaaattctcCAGGGATAGTGTAACTCTGCTCTAGTTAGCAAAACATGAACGGCAATGGTAGATTTAGAATTTAGTTCTTTgttctcatgtttattttttaaaattgacataaaaatgtatgtatttatccTGTACAATATGAAGTTTTCCAgtatatatacactgtggaatagtgaaatctagctaattaacacaAGCATGACCTCATACATTTATGATTTTTGTGATGAAGATCAGTTAAAATTTACTCTCTTAccattttttctccctccctccctcctttcctccctcccttccttccttccttcctccatctccaACCTCAGCTGTGGACTCTGAGGCTATTCTATAGTGATATCCTGgagctttccttcttttttgagatagggtcttgcttactgcagcctcaaactcctggggtcaagtgatccttctgcctcagactcctgagtaggtgggactacaggtctgtgccaccatgcctagcaaattatttatttttaaaatttttgtagagacagggtatcacaaTGTTGTTAAgtctggtcttgaagtcctgtgattaagcaatcctcccacctcagcctctgaaagtgttggcattacaggtatgagccaccatacctggccttagcattttcaagaataaaagataatatattgCATTATAGAATTTAATTGCTGCTAACTATACAGTTTATACTGCTTTCACTTTAACATACAGTGTCTTCACAAAATGAAAGGGCTAATTTTAAGATATAAAGCACACTATCAATGCTCATAATTATCATCATCACCTTTGTTGTTTTTGTCCTTATCCCCATTGTTATTCCATTGATACCGTACTTTTTGCAGTATTCTAAGTGCTTTCACAGTAATTACATCATTGGAGTCTCAAAATTACTTTGCCTGGTagacaaaggaaaacatttttactaaTGTGAGTGTAGAGAAATGCTTAAATCCATCAAAGAAAGGTGAAAACTGCAGCCTTTCCCATAAAACAGCTGTTAAAACTccaatgtatgtgtgtgtgtgtgtgtgtgtgtgtgtgtgtgtaagatgtgAGTGCAAAATCCTGACATTCTCTAGTAATCAAGACCCACGAATGAGAAAATTTTAGGCTAAGGATAGAAATAGGTGCTAGGAAAGTTTTGATACATGAAGTGACAATTTGATTTTCACCAGGTCACTAAAAACTGTCAAAGATGTGGGGTCTTTCTGTGTCTTGCCTGGAGAATTGTTCTTTACCTATCCGTCTGAGGGTAAGCAATTGCTTGTCATAGACTTTATAATGTGTCTGGGCAAGAGATTTGAGTAAGGGCTTTCTGGGCATAAGATAAGACTGTTTGGCCATATTTTTCTTCCAGATCCTTAGGTTATTTTCTTACTTCATCAGC
It contains:
- the LOC101042538 gene encoding olfactory receptor 51I2-like, producing MLPPQSYVNISFFQPPAFLMIGIPGLEAIHTWLAIPFPSMYTVALTGNCLILLAVKRTPSLHQPMYYFLCMLALTDVGLTLSTLPTTLAVLWFDYRLIGFNACLVQMFFLHSFSVAESSVLLAMSFDRFVAISNPLHYAVVLTNNVIIGIGLAIVVRATLCLFPVPFLIKCLNFCPGGNILSHSFCFHPDVMRWAYADITINICYGLYVVVSTGGIDSLLIILSYTFILHTVMDLASPRERIRALNTCVSHILAVFVFFVPGITMSMMHRFGRHLPHTVHALVAYAYLVIPPVLNPIIYSVKSKPIREAMLRMLRKRCQG